TGATTAGTGCAGGTCAGTAGTTCACAAAAAGTGATCCCATCAGAATACAAATAGGCTATATTatcctatcttttaaaaaaataacctttggCCCCATATGTCTACTTCCGGCTTCCAGTCTATTTCTCTGTTCAGTGTACAGCAAAACTACTAAAAAGTACCacttccattttttcttaaacCTATTCCAttaaagttttcctttctgtgacCTCACTAAAACACTTCTCCTTGAGGTGACTAATGTTCTCTGCATTGCCTATTTGTACCTTCAGATCTCAATCCATGTGTTACGTCTCAAGATAATTTCACACAGCTGGCCTCTTGAAACAAATTCTTTACTTGGCTTTTGGGCATCAGTTTgctaatttcttcctctttcactaATTACTTCTtgatctcatttgtttatttatattcattcccATGATTTCTAAATGTTGGAGTTCCCTAGAGTTTAGTCCTTTGGTCTCTTTTCTATGAATACTTTATAGTCTTATCTGGCctcatgattttaaataatatcttcGTGTGGATGTTGTTCAAATTGATTATATTCAACATGGGCTTCTCCCTTGAACTCCAGACTACATGTTCAGTTGTCTCACAACAGCTCTACTTTCCCCAGAGATTCTCTTCACTTCCTTCAGGGGTTTGGTCAGACATCAACTTTGATCAGAGACCTTCCCAGACCAGTCTACCAAAAATAACTCCTTGCTTAAGCactccctttcccccaaccctattttatttttttccccgtAACATTTATCACttggcatattttatatatatttataggcatacataaatatttatgtgtaacTATGTATACatcatttatatatgtacatttatacatgtatgtaaatgtaaatatatgcctatatatatatgtacttacacacatatatatctatacttttttttgagagtatttacttattctgagaaagagagagagaatgaatcccaggcaggctccatactgtcaacacagagcccaacatggggctcaaactcatgaaccgttagatcatgacctgacccgaaatcaagagtcggccacttaacctactgagccacccaggcacccctctatacatatgttttttggtctctttttcccTACTGGAATTTACGAGAatctaagctccatgaggacatgCTCTTAGTGCCTAGAAAATCCCTGGACTTTAACAGGCACTAAATGACTATATAGTGGCTATTCCAGACAATGTGCTTGATTCTGAGATACTCATCCTACCTGAGAATTttagcaacaaacaaaaaagggccTAACCACCTGCTATAGTAAGAATCTTTAGGTTAATATAtagattctaaattttaaaaaattgacttcaCTTGCCACAAATTGAGTACCTACAGTGAAGGGGGAAAATAGGTTGTATAGATTTTGTGGAGAAAAGGCAACTaaactcaagtttttttttaatttgcagtaTTCACCTCAATATCTTGTGCAATGCCCTGATTTTTGGTGTTTTAGAGGAGGTGAAcaaaactaatttttctttttatgtcattATCAAATAAGTTTTGAGGTGTTTGGAAAAATCTTATGAGGCAGAGTTTGAACTATTTTCTCACATCAaaccttttttttataaatagaagATACAAATTTCTGATCCCCTAGCAactcaagattattttttaattgatgttaATATCCTGAATCTGACACTAATAGGGAAACATAAGAGccgtgatttttttcattaaaggtACTCAGACTCAAGTGTGGTTTCAACAGATGGCagctgaaataaataaatctctgtaTACAGTGGAATTACATAGTTTAAGGAATAGTCTGTCATCCACCACTGCTTACACTGTGTTAAGGATATATCAAATTATTTGCGTTTATAAAAAAAGTACTGCATCTCTTACATCTTTGTACTTCTACGTATTGCTTCTTCTTCCTCTACTGATCTTTCCTTTGATttggttttaccttttccaggaTGCTTCTCCTGATGTCCTTGGTCTCAATTTGAGCAATTCTGTCTTTGTGTCTGAAAGACCTTTtgcaaaatttacataaattatcacATTTTATTGATTTGCTAATCTCATTCCCCTAAAATATTACTCATTGAAACAATAAAGGtactgtcttttatttctgtgttccaTTTGCATTAGTGACTGTCATTAGCAAGTGTTCTATAAATACctgccaaatgaatgaatgaatagcagGTCCTCTCTTCTACCAGCGGAGCAGTGGAAACTAACATTCATTCCCCCAGGTTCTAAGCCATTAGttgaaataacagaaaactgGGAAATTACTGGTCAGTCTTccttaattcaattttttttcttagtgctCCTGTGTTCCTTTGTCTTGTTAAATATATTCAGTGGACACGTGAGATCCTTAAAGCCTTTTGAAACTTTTGGAGAATATGTACTAAATATTGTACCAAATGTGtctactttttattctattttgtacTAAAACGCATCcaccttttattctattttgaacACATTTTAAGAAGAAGTCACTGTCATTCAGTTATCAGTTcaaatgctttatttcttaaaagttttcttttaactaATTCAAATGCTTTTCTAGTCCAAATTCGGTATTCTAGCCTTAGATTTAGAACTCACTTTTCCTGagtatattttctcttaaatatacACAGGAATATATTTTCATAGAGTGTGTTGAAAATTAGGAAAATCAAGGGTTCTGGTTCTGTCAGGTGCAGTGTTTAgagtattattttgataaaatccagTAGCTCTGATATGGCTTGAAAATACTTGTTCCTTTGGACTATAATTGCAGGGAAAAAACTGTGGCATAGGTGAAAATTCACCATAATTACTTGAACTGGTTTTGTACATAATCATCTTAGGTTTTGATAGTGAGGTAGCTGTATGGAGTGTCTTTGGGTCCAACATACATGAAAACACAGGATTTCCAGGGTTCACACAAGGGGGAAGTTGTTCAGGTTTCATTTCTGTGTCTGAATTTGAAGCTGAAGCACTTTTCTTGtcctaaaatataaagatataaagttATTGTCAATGAtaaaattttgggggaaaaaaaccccaccaaaattAAACTTAACACAATAGTGTCTTATAccactcataaaaattaactcaaaatgaatgaaagacttaaatgtaagatctaAAACCATAAAGCTCccagaaaagaacacagaggaaaagctctgaTTTAGGTCTTGGCAGAGTTTTTAGATATGACgtcaaaagcataagcaacaaaagcaaaactaacaaATGACAATGCATCAAACTAagaagcttctgcatagcaaaagaagcAACAGAATGAACAGACAACCTAcggaattggagaaaatatttgcaaaccatattgataaggggtta
This region of Lynx canadensis isolate LIC74 chromosome B3, mLynCan4.pri.v2, whole genome shotgun sequence genomic DNA includes:
- the CB3H15orf65 gene encoding uncharacterized protein C15orf65 homolog, with the protein product MTEYDWDKKSASASNSDTEMKPEQLPPCVNPGNPVFSCMLDPKTLHTATSLSKPKMIMYKTSSSNYGEFSPMPQFFPCNYSPKEQVFSSHIRATGFYQNNTLNTAPDRTRTLDFPNFQHTL